DNA sequence from the Parascardovia denticolens DSM 10105 = JCM 12538 genome:
GACTATCTGCCTGGCGCTGAAGCGGCGGGTCAGGAAGGCGGTCAGGGGGACCATGACCCCCATGACCAGCTGGAAGATGGAGGTCATCCATTGGCCGGTGGTCACGTTGATGCCGAACTCGTTGACGATGGTCGGCAAGGCGGCCGAAAGCTGGAGTTGGGTGAAGTTGCCTAGAAAAGTGATGAAGGTCAGGGTGGCCAGGGAGATGAAGGCGGGCCTGGTCAGTTTGCCGCCGGTGTAAGCCTTGGCCGGGTCAAGGGGCTTCGCCAGCCTTTGGAAGGCCGACGGCCGCCCTTCGCCGGCCGAAACCGCTCTCTTCCGACCTCCGCCGCTCTGGTTCGTCATGGATGAATCACGCCTCACATACTCACTGAAGACCCACTACCCGAGGATTCGAGACCTGACGGTTCGAGACTCGCTGTCTGAAGACTTCCGTCTAAAAATCCGCTGTCCAAAGACCAGCTCACCACTCAGGTATCTTTTCCGCTATAAAAGGTCACTATAAAAGGCCGCCACGACTCTGCATGTCGGGCCGGCTCACACTGTGACCGTCAGTCGGCCTTTCCACGCGGCCTTTCAACTCGACCTTTCCGCGGGACCCGGATCCGTCACCGTCCAACGCGACCGAAAGTGGAAATCCTGGCCACTGACCGGATCGGCGAAATCCAACTCTTGAGCGACCAACCGCAGAGGGTCGCTGAAATCATCATAAGCGGCCTCAGGCAGGATCTCGGGGTAGAGGGGGTCCCCGACGATGGGCAGACCCAGGGAATTCATATGGACCCGCAGCTGATAGGTTTTGCCCGTCCGCGGGAAAAGATCATACGAGCGCAGGCCTTTTTCCAGGGTCTGACCCCGAGGCTGATCGGCGCTCAAACGGATGATGGTCACCGCGTTGGGCTTATCGGCCTCTTCGCAGGCTTGGAGCACTCCCCTGGTCTTGGTGATGTGGGAGCTGCGAATCAGAGGGAAGAAAAGCCTCCGATCGTCCGGGCAAGACAGGCGGAGGCCGGACTGATCGTCGATCAGCGGGAAAAGAGTGCCCAGGGCCGGGCGGACCACAGGCTTGGCAGGGGCCAGACAAACGTACTTCTTCCGGGCCTGTCTGTTTTGAAAAAGAAGCTGATAATCCCGCCGATAGCGCGGGTCCCGCACGAAAACGACGATGCCCGCCGTCATCCGATCCAAACGGTGGGCGGGGGTGATGGCCTCGTCCCCATACTTCTCCCGCAGCCGAATCAAGGCCGTGGACCGATACCACATCCCCCGGGGAGTGGTCGGGAGGAAATGGGGCTTGTCGACGACGATGATCCGCGAATCCTCATATAAGACAGGCAGGTTAAAGGGAATATCCGGCTCCTGAGTCACCCACCTGTGGAATCCAGGCCCAGAGGATCCAGGCTTATGGAATCCCGGGGCCTGACCGTCACCGGAGACAGGCGCTCCCGCCGGGGAGCAGGCAGTCACCGGAGGAATCCCGGCAAATCGGTGTCGGACTCCCCGGCCGCGGCGTTGTCGATGACGGACTGCCGGTACAAGGCCGCCCAATCCGAGTCCAGAACCAGGCCGATGGCCGCGGGCAGGGTCTGGGCCACATCCATGGCGCAAATCGGATGCCCGGCAGGCATGGGGTGGATCCGGGAATCCGTCGGGTCGGTCAGCAAGGCCTTCTGGCTGTTGTAGTCCCCTGCCGCGATCGCCGCGGCCAGACTGTGGAGGAAGACCCCGGCGGCGGCGACGGTCTGGGTGTCCAGATCGCCCTTATTCATCGCGGAAGCGTTCTGAGCCAAAAGGGCCCCCAGAAGGCCGGCCAGAACGTCCCCTGTACCGGCCGTGGCCAGCCAATGAGTCGCCTCCAATTGAAGAAGCTCGTGGGATGAGTGGGAATCGTAAATGATGGTCGGGGATCCTTTCAGGACGACCACGCATTCCAGTTCGTCAGCCAGGATCTTGGCGTATTTGCGGGGGGCGGACTCCACCTCCTGTCGGGTCACCCCATACCCGCAGATGGTCAGCATGGAGGCCGCTTCGCCCGCGTGAGGGGTGACGACCACATGACGCAGGCTGTCCGCTTCGGTCAAAGGCCGGTTGGCCGCCGCCTGGGCGAAAAAGTCCAAAGCGCCAGCGTCCACCAGGCAGTAAGTGCCTTTGACCAGATGCCGTAAAGAGTTGTGCAAAGCCAGACGGTCGCCAGGGCAGGACGCACCCTCCGGATGGCCCTCTGAGCGGACCCTCGAGCGGTCCTCCTGAGCCTCCTTCGGATGAGCATCAAGGCCATCCTTACAATCGTCTTTTGGGCCATCGGCGAGACAGCCGTCGAGGCTACCTTCCCAATAATCCGGATTGCCGGCGTAGGAGGCCAGAAGCTGGACGGCCAAGGCGTAATCCTCCTGGCCCAAATCCCGGGAGGAGACGGAGGGAAAACCGGAACCAATCACCCAGGAATCGGTATGGGTGGCGAGGCTGGCCCCCATGACCACTTCCGGCCGCCTAAGCAGAATCAGGTCCCTGGCCGCGGCCGGCCCTTCGTAACGCACATATCCGGCACCGCAGCGGGCGGCCGCATTCACCCCCAAGAGGGCGGCCCCGGGGTAGCGGGCTGACCCGGTGAGCAGGGAAACCACTCCCCTGGTGTATTTCGAATCACCCGGCCCGGGATAAGTCACGGCGCGGGCGATCCGGTCGACTGCCACCCTGTCAGACATGGTCATTCACCTTCGCCATTCAGCTTTCCGTTCATTATGTACTATGCACGATGCACCATTCGCTACCCGCCAGTCGCTACTCGCTAGTCGCGACGTGCGACTCACGAGGATCCGGCGACCCATACCCATAAACCAAGCGGTCACCGCCCGATTCCGACGGACCTACTCGACCGTCACCGACTTGGCCAAGTTACGGGGTTTATCCACGTCATACCCCTTCATCTTGGCCATATCCATGGCGAGCAGCTGAAGGGGGATCACATCCACCAAAGGACTGAGCAAGGTGGAGCACTGTGGACGCCAGAAGACCACATCCGCGTAGTCCTTCACGTCCTCGTCCCCTTCTTCCGCCACGGCGATGCAGTAAGCCCCACGGGCCTTGACCTCCTGGATGGCGGAAATCACCTTGGAATGCAGGATGTTGCGGCCGCGCTCAGGCGGCACGATGATCACGAGGGGCTCCCCATCCTCCACTAGGGCGATGGGGCCATGTTTGAGCTCGCCGGCCGCGAAACCTTCGGTGAAGGTGTAGGCGATCTCCTTGAGTTTCAGGGCGCCTTCCATGGCTACGGGGTAGCCGACGTGACGACCCAGGAAGAGGAAGGAACGGGCGTCGACCAGCTTGCGGGCCGTCTCCTCGACAGTCTCGGTCTGGGTGTCCAGAACCTTCTGGATCTTATCCGGCATGGTCTGCAAGGAATCGATGATGCTCCGGATCTCGTCCCGATACATGGTCCCCTTCACCTGGGCCAGGTAAAGGCCCAGAAGATAGGCGGCAGTGATCTGGGCCACGAAGGCCTTGGTGGAAGCGACGGCGATCTCCGGCCCCGCATGGGTGTAAAGGACGGCGTCGGATTCGCGCGGGATCGACGACCCTTGGGTGTTGCAGATGGCTAGGACGCGCGAGCCTTGTTCCCGCGCGTGGCGGACGGCCATGAGGGTGTCCATGGTCTCTCCGGACTGGGAGATGGCCACCACCAAAGTATGAGGGGTCAGGATGGGGTCCCGGTAGCGGAATTCATGGGCCAGCTCCACCTCGACCGGGATCCGCACCCAGTGTTCGATGGCGTATTTGTCCACCATGCCGGCGTAGGAGGCGGTCCCGCAGGCGACGACGATGATCTTATCGATTTGGCGGAAATCCTCCTCTTCGATCCTCACTTCGTCCAAGTTGAGATTGTTGGCCATGTCATAACGGCCGATCAAAGTGTTGCGGACCGCTTCCGGCTCTTCATGGATCTCCTTGTCCATGAAGGAGTCCCAACCGCCCTTTTCCGAGGCGGTGGTATCCCAATCCACGGTGAATTCCTTGGTCTGGGTGGGGTTGCCGTCGAAATCGGTGACGATGACTGAGTCGGCCGTGATGGCCACGGCCTCATCCTGGCCAAGCTCCAAAGCGTGCTTGGTGTAGGCCACGAAGGCGGCCACATCCGATCCGAGGAAGTTCTCCCCCTCCCCCAGGCCGACGACCAGGGGGGAATCGTGGCGGGCGCCGACGACCAGGTCGGGCTGGCGGGAATCGACCGCCAGAAGGGTGAAGGTCCCGGTGACCATGCGAGCCACCCGGCGCAAGGCCTTGAAGAGGTCAGGCCGTCCTTCGTCGGCGATGATCTGGTTCTGCACTTTGCCCAGGAGCTTGGCGGCCACTTCGGTGTCGGTACTGGAGACGAAGCGGTAGCCTTCGGCCTGCAGCTCGAACTTGAGCTGGGGGGCGTTCTCGATGATGCCGTTGTGAATCAAGGCGATATGCCCGTCCTGGCTGATATGGGGATGGGAATTGACGTCGCTGGGGGCCCCGTTGGTGGCCCAGCGGGTATGACCGATCCCCACCGTGGCGTCCGGCATGGGGCGGCGGCCGATGTCTTCGACCAGATTATCCAGCCGCCCTTCCTTCTTGCGGAAGGCGACCCGCTCCATGCCCGGGGAGACCAAGGCCACGCCAGCCGAGTCATAGCCCCGATATTCCAAACGTTTCAACCCTTGCAAGCAGACTTCCAAAGGCTTACTGCATGCCGTGCCCTTACCGGCATATCCAACGATTCCACACATGGTTCCCATTCTATTGCCTTCACTGGGCTTTTCGCCACCAGCATGCGACATCCACGGTTTTCCGCCAATGAGCGGGCAAAGAGAAAGCCACCGGATCACGAGGTCAGGTGGCTTGGGGTTTTAGTGGCGAGGGTTGGCCTCGACCAGCTTGACGAACTTGTCGATGTAGCCCTGGACGAATTCCCGGGTTGATTCGTTGGCGAACCCGCCTTCCTCGTTGATCATGTTTGCGGACTTGCCCAGGAAGACCTCGGGCTGGCCCATGAGCGGCATATCGAAGTAGGACAAGGCCAGGCGCAGGGTCTTCTGGGAGCTGTAGCCACCCATGGCACCGACGGAATGGCTGATGATGGCCCCGGGCAGGCCCTTCCAGGCCACGTCCCCATTGGGCTTGGAGGCCACGTCGATGGCGTTCTTCATGACGGCCGGGACCAGGCGGTTGTTTTCGGAAGTGACGAAAAGCACCCCGTCGGAATCCTTGATGGTCTGGCGGAAGGCGGTATAGGCTTCAGGCAAAGGGGCGTACTCCTCGGCCGGATTGTCGTAATCGGCGTTATACAAAGGCAGGTCGCCGATCTCGACGATCCTGGCCTCATAGCCTTCGGGGAACATGGGAATGACCGCCTTGGCGATCTTGCGCGCGATGGATTCGCGGCGGAGGCTTCCCACCAGAACGGTGATCTTCTTTGACATCATGCATCTCCTTATGAAATCGGGAAGGGACCGGAAAGCCATTCAGGCCTTCTTGCCTTCCTGCCCTAATGGATGTCTTGCGATGCCATTTTATCCTACGGCTTCCGCCGGCAGCGGATTCCAGGCCGAAAGGTGACCCAGGCCACAGCCCTTTTCGCCTGCAGGCTAAAGGCCGCGATTCCCGAGTCAGAGGACCGAATCCAGGAAATCCTTGAAACGGCTGGTGCTGGGATGGTCGATGATGCTGGGGTCCCCCGACTCGACTATCACTCCCCCGGCCATGAAGACCACCTGGTCCGCCACCTCCCGGGCGAAACCGATCTCGTGGGTGACCACCACCATGGTCATGCCTTGTTCGGCCAGCTTGCGCAGGACCCCCAAGACCTCGCCGACCAGCTCCGGATCCAAGGCGGAGGTCGGCTCGTCGAACAGCATGATGTCCGGATGCATGGCCACGGCCCGGGCTATGGCCACCCGTTGCTGCTGGCCGCCGGACAGTTGCGCCGGGTAGTAGTCCAGCCGGTCATCCATCCCCACGGATTCCAGACAGGCCAAGGCCTCCTTCCGGGCCTCCTGCTTGGGCAGGCGGGCCACATGGGTGGGGGCTTCCATGACGTTCTCCAAAACGGTCATATGTGGGAAGAGGTTGAATCGCTGGAAGACCATGCCGATGTGGGACCGCTGCCGGGCGATTTCCTTCTCGTTCAGGGCCTGGAGGACCTCCTTGCCCGCCCGGGAGATCTTTTTGTAACCGATGAGCTGGCCATCGACGGTGATGCTGCCGCCGGTGATGGACTCCAGTTGGTTGATCATGCGCAGGAGGGTGGATTTCCCCGATCCCGACGGCCCCAGGATCACCGTGACCGTCCCCGGGTCCACCTTCATGCTGACACCTTTGAGGACGTGCAGGTCACCATAGACCTTATGCACCTGGTCGATGACGATCTGCGCTTCCTGCTTGTCTGTCATTGCCTGCCTCGTAGTCATATGCCTCGCCTCCTCACGCGTTCAGACCCAGATTGCGGGCCCGGTTCGCCTTGCCCGCCTGCCCGTCTTCCACCGGGGCGGCGGCCGACGTCTTCCCGTCGAAGCCCCGCCCGAAATACCGCTCCAGATAGGTCTGCCCCACCATGAGGATGGACGTGATGACCAGGTACCAGATGGCAGCCACCAGCAGGAGGGGAATCGGCTTATAGATACGGTTGGCTATGGAGTTCGTCACGAATTGCAGCTCCATGGTGAAGGGGACGGCCAAGACCAGGGAGGTGGTCTTCAAAAGACCGATGGCTTCATTGCTCATAGGGGGCACGATGATGCGCATGGCTTGGGGCAGGACGATTCGCCGCATGATCTGGCCGCGGCTCATCCCCAAGGCCTGGGAGGCCTCCCTTTGACCGGGGTCCACCGATTCCAGGCCTGCCCTGACGATCTCCGACAGGTAGGCGGCCTCATTCAGGGCCAAGCCGACCAGGGCCGCCACTCCAGCCGTGAAGATGTCTTGGGTGCTGAGACTGACGAAGGATGGGCCGAAGGGAATCCCCAAGCTGATCTTCGGCACCAGGACGGCGATCAAACCCCAGAAAACCAACTGGGTGTAGACGGGGGTCCCGCGGAAGAACCAGATGAAAAACCAGCTGACCCCTCTGAGGACCAGGTTCTGGGACTGGCGCATGATGGCCAGGATCACGGACAGGACGGTGGCGATGGCGAAGGAGCCGACCGTCAGCAGGAGGGTCCAGCCCACGCCGGTCAGAACATGCTCATTGAAAAGGTAAAGCCAGACCACCTTCCACTGGAAATTCGGGTTGGTGACCACCCCGTGGATGAGCATGGCGGCCAGGATCCCCACGATGATGGCGGCGATCCAGACCCCCGGCCGGGGAAACGGTCGGGCATGGATCCGGTTGGGGATGTCAAGGTCCTTCTTGTCTTGTCCGCCCTGCTTGTCTTGTCTGCCTTCGTTTTTCCGGGTCATTGTTCATCTCCTGTCTTGGAAGCGTCTGGCGAGGCCGAGGAATCGGATGAGCTGGGCGTGGCATACGCCGCCCCGGTCGTGGTGCTGGCTGCATCGGCTGTAGTGGATGTACCGGCCGCACCGGTCGCGCTGGTTGTGCTGACGGCGTCCGCCTTGCCGGAGGTCAGGTCGGGGTTGATGACGGCCTTGGTCACCGCCCCGGAAGCCACCCCCCACTTATCCAGGATCGCCTTGTAGACCCCGCTGTCGATCAGTTTCTGCAAGGCGGCCTGCACCGCTTTGGTCAGCTTCATGTTGTCTTTGGCGATGACGATCCCCATGGGGGCCACTTCCTGCGGCCGGCCCAGGAGCTGCAAGGCCCCGTCGGTTTGTTTGACGGCGTAGGCGGCCACCGGGGTGTCCGTGTACATGAGGTCCACTTGCTTGTTGACCAGGGCGATGGTGGCCGAGGCCTGGTCCGCGTACGATTTGACCGTCAAGGTGGCCTTGCCCTGGGCCTTGCAGGTCCGGGCCATGGCCAGGATGCTTTCTTCCTGGGCGGTCCCGGTCTGGACGGAGGCCGTGGCCCCGCACAGGTTCCCGACGGCGAGTTTGCGGGGATTGCCCCGGGTGACGACGAAGCTGAGCCCAGCCCGGTAATGCTGGACGAAGTTGACGCTTTTCTCCCTTTCCGCCGTGATGGTGAAGGCCGACATGCCCAGGTCGAATTTGGACCCCATGGCCGGGATGATGTTGTCGAAATTGGATTCGATCGGACGCACCCTCAGCCCCATCACCTTCCCGAGGCCCCGGGCTATATCGATTTCATAGCCCATGATGGTTTTCGTGTCCTCACCCGTGTATTCGGCTGGAGCATAAATGGCATTCGTTCCTATGGTCAGCTCGCCCGAATCTTTGATATCCTTCGGAAGAAGGGCGACGACGTCCGGATTGGTCCGAATGTGGGAATAATCGAAACTTTCCGCCTTCTCATCCAACCCGTCCGAAGTGCCGCAGGCCGGTAAGAGACAAACCATCCCGAGGACCAGCACAAGGGCGGCAGCCAAACGCCCCAAGCCAGGAAGACGGGCGGACCCTTTTCTCCATACGCTCATAGACATCACGCCTCCTGTGACCAAGCAACGGAAATACTTCGTTCATATAGCATATTTATACAATATAGTCAGAGGGGTGGATTTATCTATATTTTCTTCTTACAATGTGTAAAATCTTATAAATCGTTAAATCGATCACGGGGTAAGCTTGATCTCTGAATGTCGAAGCCACGGCTTTCCGGCCCCAAATCAGTCCAAATCGGCGCCTTTCATGTTGTGCAGACGCATCTGCCTTTGGGCCTCCCGTTTGTCCTGCTCCTCGCGCAAAGCCTGGCGCTTGTCATACTCCTTCTTACCCTTGGCCAAGGCGATCTCCACTTTGACCCTCCCCTCTTTGAAGTAGAGGGACAGGGGGACGATCGTGTAGCCCTTGGCCTGGATCCCACGCTCGAAGCGGGTGATTTGATCGGCGTGCAGAAGGAGCTTGCGTTTACGTTTGGGGGCGTGGTTGGTCCAAGTGCCGTTGAGGTACTCGGGGATGTTCGCCCCTTCCAACCACATCTCATGATGAGGGTCGATGGTCACGAATGCCTGGCTGAGGGAGGCCCGCCCTTCCCTCAGGCTCTTGACCTCCGTCCCACGCAGGACCAGACCGGCCTCCACCCTGTTCTCCAGAGTGTAGTCGTGGCGGGCCCTGCGGTTGAGGGCGATCACTTGCATGTCATCGGACTGTTTTTTAGCCATGGAATCCGCCTCGGGCCCCAGCTGGGAAAGCTGGGGTTAATTGAGAACAATAAAGAACAATAGAGAATGAAGAGTCAGTAGGGAGAAATAATCGGGAGAGATGATCAGTAGTGGACGTATCGGTAGGAGGAAGCGTTGCCCAAGATGCGGGTATGGGCCACGCCCATATAGACGGCCCCGCATTCGGAAACCAGGATCCGGTTCCCGGGCAGGACCTGTTCCACGACGGCGACGTGCCCATAGACCGGGGCCGAGCCGGCCTGACCCGGATAGAAGGAGACGGCGGCGCCCACATGAGGGATGTTGTTCACGTAGTACCCCAAAGCGGCCGCCTTACCGGCCCAATCGGTCCCATTGCCCAGGTAGGAGCCGGCGGGCAGACCCAGCTGGGTACGGCGGATATAGGCGTACCAAGTGCACTGGCTCCAGGGGTAGGCGTTCCCCCAGATGCCGGGGATGCGGCCGGTGGCGTGGCCGTAGCAACTGGTGGCCGTCGCCGGGCAGTTGCCGGGGACGGAATAGTTCATGCCGGAGGCGCCGGCTGAGGAATTGACGGTATTGCTCGGAGTCGCGGGGGCCGGGGCCGATGAGCCGCTGGAATAGGACCGGGATCCCCCGGACGAAGCTCGTGCCGCGTTCGCTCGGGCGGCGGCCGCGGCGGCGGCGCGTTGGCGGGCCAGCTGGGCGTTGTATTGCTGAGCCGCGTAGGCGGCGGCCCGGGCCTGCTCGGCCTTGCGCTGCTCTTCCAGCTTCTTGTTGTAGGCGGTCACCGCCTGCTGGGCCTGGAGCACTGCCACCGCCTCCTGGGAGGCCTTGGTGGTCAGCTCGGATTTGCGGGCGGTCAAAGTGGTCTGCTTCTGCTCGGCCTGGGTGCGCAAGGCGTCCAAAGAGTCGGCCCTCTGCTGGGCGGCGGCGGCCGCGGCCCGGGCGGAGGCAGAAGCGGAATCCGCCTGCCGCTTCAGAACGGCGACCTTGGCCTCGATCGCCTTCAGCCTTTCCTTGCGGTTCATGGAAGAGTTGAGCTCATTGGCGGACGCGTTGGCCTTGTTGGCTTCCACCCGGCCCACAGCGGCGTCGGCCTGCATGTTGCGCACGAAGCTCTTGCCGTTCTTGGACCCGGTGACCACCTGGACGATCTGGCTGGAATCGGAGCTATGGAAGCTTTGCCGGGCGGCTTGGGCCGTGGCCGCCTTGGAATCGTCGTAGTCCAAGCCAGTCTGCTTGATCTTCGCCTCCAAAGTGGCCTTGTCCCCTTGGGCGGCGGTCAGCCTTTGGCCGGTCTCCTGGGCGGTCTCCTGAGCCTTGGCCGCGGCGTCTTGAGCCGAGGCCAGATTGGACTCAGCCGCGGGGATTTGATTGTTGACCAAATCGTTCAGTTGCAGGATGGTCTGCTTGAGGTCGGACTTGACCCCTGCCAACTCCGCGTTCACATGGGCCTGACTGGTCTGGGCCTTGGTCAGGTCCTGATAAGGATCGGCGAGCGCCTTCGGGGCAGGTTCCACCGTGAAGGCGGCCATGGCGCCGGCGATCAAGGCGATGGCTGCCATCGCCCCAACGAACGCGCGGTTCCTGCTGTTCTTCTTGAGCTCCATGCGGATTCACCTCAATCCTGTGTGTCTTTTCCCGTCCCAGACCCATCCTGGACCCGTACCGAATCCTCGATGCGATCCCAACCCGTCTGTTTCCGGTCTCTTTCGATTGTACTGCCTATGAATTTATCCAAGCTGAAATCCACCCAATTCCAACGGAATCTTCGATTTCCCCTGTCGGTCGCCTTCCCCATCGACCTTCACCATACCGTTACATTCTAGACTGCCGGGCTGAAAAAGCAAGGGGAAAGACTGGAATCCGCTCATGATTACGCTTTCAGGTAGCGCCGCAAGGAGACGCTGGAAGCGATGATGGACAAAAGCACAGCCCCCACCACAAGGAAGGGGGAGATGGCCAAGACGGTCTTCAGATCGATCATGGTCATCCAGGTCATGTTCTTCGCCGCCCAATCAGTGATGAAGACTTTCACGATGATCCCCAAAGCCAGGCAGGACAGGAGGGACCCTATCAGAGAGACGAAGACGCCTTCAAGGATGAAAGGCATGCGGATGGTCCAGTTGGAAGCGCCGACCAGGCGCATGATCTCGGTCTGGGTCTTGCGGGAGGCGGCCGAAAGCCTGATGGTGGTCCCGGTCAGGAGGATGGCCACCAGGATCATGATGACCGCCAGGATCACCGTCCCCACCGTCACGTTGTTCATGACGGAGATGATGGGGTCGAAGACCTCGCGCTGGTCCTCCACGCTCTCCACGTACTTCTTGTTGGAGAGGACTTCGGAGACCACCTTGTATTTGCTGGGGTCCTTCAGCCTGAGGTGGAGGGAGTCCTGCATGTCCCCCGCGGTCAGGGTACGGCCATTGTAAACCCCTCCCGGATAACGCTTCAGGAAGGTGTCCCGGTAGAAATCGGCCTTGCTCACGTAGGTGATCTTCGAGACCACCCCTTCCGTGTCGTTCATGATCGAATCCTCGATCTGGACGATCTGGTCCTGGCTGGGTGATTTCCCGCTCGAGCAATTGGCCGATGTGCTGGTGCCGTCCGGGCAAAGCCAGACCACCACCTCCACCTGGGAATACCATTCGCTTTGGGCCCTTTGCACTTGGGCCTGGGTGAGAACGGAGGCCCCGACGAAAAGGAAGGAGATGAAAGTCACCAAAAGCAGGGAGATGACCATGACCCCGTTATGGCGCAGGCTGTTCCATGTCTCCGAAAGAATGAGTCGTAAACGCATGCTCGCTGTCCTTCCTAGTCCTGCTTGCCTTGCTGCTTGTCGTGGGTCTCGGCGGCTTGGTCGGTCTTTTGGACTTCGTGGTCCTCATGATTGTGATTGTCGTGGCCTTCCTGATTATCGCCTTCATGATTGTCTGCGGCTTGGTTGCTGGACTCCTGTATGGAGGCCTGATCCGGCCTCTGCTCCGATTGGCCTTGCCCTTGCTCCGATTGCCGATTCGACTGCTCCGATTGGTCTGAGCACTGATCCGGCTGCTTGGATTGGTCCGGCTTCCGTTCGGATTCCTCCCCCATCAGGCCTTTGCCCCAGGTCAGGGTGTCCTCCACCGATTGGAAAGTCTGGGAGTAGCGGCCGGTGTTGCCGGAATGGACGTTGCGGGC
Encoded proteins:
- the ftsX gene encoding permease-like cell division protein FtsX; this encodes MRLRLILSETWNSLRHNGVMVISLLLVTFISFLFVGASVLTQAQVQRAQSEWYSQVEVVVWLCPDGTSTSANCSSGKSPSQDQIVQIEDSIMNDTEGVVSKITYVSKADFYRDTFLKRYPGGVYNGRTLTAGDMQDSLHLRLKDPSKYKVVSEVLSNKKYVESVEDQREVFDPIISVMNNVTVGTVILAVIMILVAILLTGTTIRLSAASRKTQTEIMRLVGASNWTIRMPFILEGVFVSLIGSLLSCLALGIIVKVFITDWAAKNMTWMTMIDLKTVLAISPFLVVGAVLLSIIASSVSLRRYLKA
- a CDS encoding CHAP domain-containing protein, whose translation is MELKKNSRNRAFVGAMAAIALIAGAMAAFTVEPAPKALADPYQDLTKAQTSQAHVNAELAGVKSDLKQTILQLNDLVNNQIPAAESNLASAQDAAAKAQETAQETGQRLTAAQGDKATLEAKIKQTGLDYDDSKAATAQAARQSFHSSDSSQIVQVVTGSKNGKSFVRNMQADAAVGRVEANKANASANELNSSMNRKERLKAIEAKVAVLKRQADSASASARAAAAAAQQRADSLDALRTQAEQKQTTLTARKSELTTKASQEAVAVLQAQQAVTAYNKKLEEQRKAEQARAAAYAAQQYNAQLARQRAAAAAAARANAARASSGGSRSYSSGSSAPAPATPSNTVNSSAGASGMNYSVPGNCPATATSCYGHATGRIPGIWGNAYPWSQCTWYAYIRRTQLGLPAGSYLGNGTDWAGKAAALGYYVNNIPHVGAAVSFYPGQAGSAPVYGHVAVVEQVLPGNRILVSECGAVYMGVAHTRILGNASSYRYVHY